One Aciduliprofundum boonei T469 genomic region harbors:
- the ispD gene encoding 2-C-methyl-D-erythritol 4-phosphate cytidylyltransferase yields the protein MSPKLEKTVAIILAGGSGIRFGMEKPKQFMKVAGKTIIEHTLDVFEHCAFVDEIFVVVNPEWYEYFLELFKKNDYKKVKKVLYGGNTRQESSRIGVYATDENVRYVLIHDAVRPFVTKEIIVRIIDALKVYPAVDTVIPTADTIVRIRENDEIEDIPDRSKLRRGQTPQGFWRDSILKAHQLAEKDGKNNFTDDCSLFLEYRLGPVKTVAGDINNIKITYQSEIYLADRLFQLKRTILSFSDKNYILHSLEKLKGKTIIIFGGSSGIGKKIYTLVKKYGGVPYSFSRKNGVDITNFENVVSALEKVNEKYGKIDAVINTAGILIMGFLKNMNLTDIHQIIDTNYYGTVNVAKASIPYLQTTRGHLVLFTSSSYTRGRERYSIYSSTKAAVVNLMQALADEVYELGIKVNAICPERTATPMRFKNFGKEPLETLLKPETVAYATLLLITTEITGQVIDVRKNREEKSLLKIGLIS from the coding sequence ATGTCTCCGAAATTAGAAAAAACAGTTGCTATAATCCTAGCAGGTGGATCTGGGATAAGGTTTGGAATGGAAAAACCAAAGCAATTTATGAAGGTGGCAGGAAAAACAATAATTGAGCATACCCTAGATGTATTTGAGCATTGTGCATTTGTGGATGAAATATTTGTAGTAGTCAATCCTGAATGGTATGAGTACTTTTTAGAGTTATTTAAGAAAAATGATTACAAAAAAGTGAAAAAAGTTCTTTATGGAGGTAACACAAGACAAGAAAGTTCCAGGATAGGTGTATATGCTACAGATGAAAATGTCCGTTACGTTCTTATCCATGATGCTGTACGACCTTTTGTAACCAAAGAGATAATAGTAAGAATTATTGATGCTTTGAAAGTATATCCTGCAGTAGATACTGTAATTCCGACAGCAGATACTATAGTAAGAATAAGAGAAAATGATGAAATTGAGGATATACCTGATAGAAGTAAACTTAGAAGAGGGCAAACACCTCAAGGATTTTGGAGAGATTCTATATTAAAAGCCCATCAATTAGCAGAAAAAGATGGAAAAAATAACTTTACAGATGATTGCTCGCTCTTTCTAGAGTACAGATTAGGTCCTGTTAAGACTGTAGCAGGGGATATCAACAATATAAAAATCACTTATCAGAGTGAGATATATCTGGCAGATAGGCTATTTCAGCTAAAAAGAACGATATTATCATTTTCTGACAAGAATTATATTCTTCATTCCCTTGAAAAATTAAAAGGGAAAACTATTATAATCTTTGGTGGGAGCAGTGGTATTGGTAAAAAGATATACACCCTCGTAAAGAAATATGGTGGGGTACCATATTCATTTTCAAGAAAAAATGGAGTTGATATAACTAATTTTGAGAATGTGGTATCCGCTCTTGAAAAGGTTAATGAAAAATATGGAAAAATTGATGCTGTCATAAATACGGCAGGGATTCTTATAATGGGCTTTTTAAAGAATATGAATTTAACAGATATACACCAGATAATTGATACAAATTATTATGGCACAGTGAATGTGGCGAAGGCAAGTATACCCTATCTTCAAACTACAAGAGGGCATTTAGTTCTTTTTACTTCTAGCTCTTATACTAGGGGAAGAGAGAGATATTCAATATATTCCTCCACAAAAGCAGCGGTGGTAAACTTAATGCAGGCCTTAGCTGATGAGGTTTATGAATTGGGTATAAAAGTTAATGCTATATGCCCAGAAAGAACTGCAACTCCTATGAGATTCAAAAATTTCGGAAAAGAGCCGCTCGAAACTCTCTTAAAGCCCGAAACCGTGGCCTATGCAACGCTATTGCTTATCACCACAGAAATAACAGGTCAGGTTATAGATGTGAGGAAAAATAGGGAAGAGAAAAGCTTATTAAAAATAGGGCTAATTTCTTAA